In the genome of Caenorhabditis elegans chromosome IV, the window TGAACTGATACTAAATGACCGTTCAATGTGGCACAGATGGACTCGGCGGTTTGGAAATCTACTGCTGCACGGAATAGTGTgagacatctgaaaattcaagttattTATAATATTAATCCGAAGACTTCAACCATTTTATTTtagcaataaaatttaaatttttgatctactgtGAGCGTTTGAACTTACCTAGAGCTCGACTGCTGATAGAGGGCTCCAGGGCCGCATTGTGCAGAAATCAAAGGcgcagaaaaacaaaacacgAGGAGCAGTGAtcgaaacatttcgaaaaagcCACTGCTGATAAAACTGATATTACAGTTGCCGGCTTTTATAGAAAACTTTGAATGAGCTTATCATGTAGTGTATCTCTTCATTGTGATCGTTTCAAAGTTGTCACGGATGTTAAATGATAATGATTGTAATGTTTATAGAGCTTTTAATGCaataaaaattaccaaaaatacGGAAATGTCAAAGTGTGGTTTCTTCATTTCAGGACTAAACGTGATAGTTTCTAGTCTGTGTATCTATGAACTAGAGTCTGTTTAAATAATGGCAAGAATGGGTACACACTTTCAAAGTTTACCTGCATTCaaagttttagtttcttcGTTTGAAAATCAGTCACCACATCTCTACAGAAGTCAGAAAACGTTCCTGTTTTCATCTGGTAACCTCAtaagtttttttagttttcaatactttttaaatcatacaatgattttttagtttcagacTTACAGCTAGGGAAGTTGTTTTCTAATAGTGAGTTTGTAAGCCATTGTagctgaaatcaaaaacttctATTTGGTTTCTATCTCAACGGGGTTCCTTTTCAAAtcttaaataaaattcagtttttgcaacaaaaaatatgtatttctcCAACTTGTTCCAATGTTTCAAAGTTCCAAAGATCAGAGACATGAGTgcatgattttttggtttttgagatCACGTTTGCAGTCAAATTAACTACATTTGATGACTTTGACATAGAATGCTGATAGGCACTATACTCTTTTTGCAAATACACATGACTGGCTCTTTTTAAGTGAAACCTggatagtttgaaatttgaattcgtaGTAATTTCTACCGTCGATTTGActtctgatatttttgaaccttttgaaaaagttggaatttgaagttttatttAATGCGAAACTAATCAGATTAATCGTTTGCAAAGAGTgttaaattttgcagaaatttatattttaaaaaaaattctcaaagaCATACTGAGGCAACCCGTGTTTAACTATTTGTTAACAGCTATCATTAAACCAAAACTGCGTGTTTTGATCTTAAGTCAATAGATCTACAGAAAGTGGTCCAAAATGGTGTCCTTGGCCCCAATTCATGTGGTAATATTCTTAACTAGGTAATTCAATTGTCTGTGAAGACATATACTTGTAAAAACATGTATGTCTTCATATATGTATAGGCGTTGACCCTAATTGTAGTGTAACTAtacttttttgcagaatgaTGTATGCGAGTATCGATCATACGTTCGGTCAATGAATGGACGCCTACTTCCAAATTGTTAATTGTAGTTGCTGTTCTGATATGTGCTCTCTGGCTTCAGAGATCCAGCAAATTCACAAGAAAATCTAAATGGAcggatcaaattttttgactcaTTCTTTTAATTTCTCCATGCCAACTGTGTCTTTTTTTCTTGACTTcttgaaaatacgaaaataaaGTGTTGCAATCGGATCCTCTTTTTTGTTATGCTTCTTCTCTTTCCCTTCCTTTTGCGGGAAAAGATGGtgacaaacaaacaaacagtTTAACGAAAAGAAGAGAGAATTGCAATATGATAATCTCAGAGGGGAGAACTGAGAGGAAAACTGTTCGCAGTGCCAACTAGTGATCATTCAACATACATAGACGTAGGGATGGATGGTGAGTGCGCGGCGTTCAGCAGCTACGCCAAAGTGTTGTACACATACAGAGAGACTGTCGAAGTACCTGCGTATCTATTGAAGTGTACACTCTCTTACTTATGTGGATTTATCGCGCCACAAATGCCCAAAAGATCggttttttgaatagaatcagtgaagagacgcagactgtCAAATATTCAATGGCTATACTGACCTcatttattgtattttcatACCGCAAACCGTGCAATGTTTTTCTTCTACTCTTTTTACGTCTTTATTTCGTAATAACCAAATATCGGAGATTAGATATAAAAGATATCCTTAATTTTGTTGTGTTGACTGTCactatttgttatttttgtcaaattggtACATTACAGTTTTACTATAATCATTGACTTTGCTATTAAATTGTTCCAACAGCTTTTGCcacatttttgattaatttcaaACGAGTTTTTTGATTACACTGTGGGCAATGATAGCAACttacatatttgaaaaatagcaattatgttccaaaaataaacatgaattttaatttttattggtttttttttaaatatcatttGTGTATTTGAACAATCTAGTTATTAACTGTAAACTCttggttttttgaacaaaatatcTACAAAATAATAGAAACAATACGAAACTCCCCCAAAATGCTTAGGAAGAACTAAATCTAAATATTTGTTACTCACCATTTTGAGCATGATTCATTTGTTAGTTTTACGTGTGCACCAGTGATATAAAGTTGAAACCTTTAATCAAGTTTACAATCAGAAACTGCACAGCAGATTTCTGCTTTAAGAATAACGTTTAATGAACTTCTTGGATTCTGAATCGGTTAACAATATTGGGCATGACTAATcgtacgtgcctgcctacctccAATTTGTCGCCTTTTGgtctatgtttttttgtttatgcTTGAAAGTAAAGAAAGATGCAGGCAGGAGGTAGGCAGGCGTAATTTGTAGAGTTTCCAACTGTGTGAAGTATATGTAGGTAAGgtctattttcagaatctaatagttctcattttcaatttactgTCTTCATTTCTCTATTCTCTTCTACGTCTCTCTATCCCTCACTCTCCCATTCATTTACTACTTTTCGACTCTAAATTAGTTGTTTCAAAGGATGAAGTGCATACCAGCAACAACAAGACACACTCATTTTGTAAAAGAGGCGCGCATCGGTCCGTCTTCAGAGACGAAGAATTCCGTCTCAAGGGTATTCAGTGTCACCACTTCAAACCATTCAGAttcgcttcttcttcttcttactCTCATCTTGCTTCGTCCTTTGTTTTTATCGTGACATTTAATGCTTCTTAATTTTatacttaaaaaataaacagacGTTCCAGAACGGAATgcttttaagttttttatgtTCTACCAATTTACagcaatttttctcataaatcaTTCTACTAGCAATGGTCAAATTTTATAATGTAGAAGATGATTTCTGCtttagtgaaatttcaaaataatattcgGTAAATTTTGAACTGGTTTAGGATCTAATGGAAACAATTTgtgatttcaaatttgccaCTTCCTATTAATCATTGGCATCATTGTCTTTTAGGTGTtcctctttttccaatttgttttgttttttatgtcTTCTTCCTGGACAGTGGGAACTCGTGGGAGTTTTGACAAGAGACACGGACTGTGCAAACAGGACATCACCACCACTTACGGCCAAACAATCGGGCTCTTTGCTCTTGCTTCATTTTCATCTCTCTCTTCAATTCTATTGTCGGCTTCTTGCCATTTCCCTACAAATTGACTTGTCATCCAAACTGAATAGGGGGAGATATCGgcagtcgttttttttttcacgggAGAATGGcttctagttttttcttgGAGATGGGAATAGTTTGGAGGGTTTTACGGAACACTTTAGAAATCTGCTGACCAACATAATTTGCTTAACTTCCATTAATTTAGaccgaaaaattattttggcaatgtgctaaaactttttttcgtttgcTTCAGAGCATCCGTAATAGGTCAAACGTTTCCAAATAGTAATTGAACTTTCCAAGCTCTGCAAacataaaaacttaaaatttactaaaattctgagaatatgaacaattcCTAGACATCTGGAGCTCAGTttcattatttaatttttcattttagaacTATTTAACCGATTTTAATACGAATGGAAAAGAGCTTATAGTTTTACTAAAATTCAGAACTATATGTATGATTTGTATACAATTGAATAATATTCAATACCATTAGGTGACTTCTATCCTTCTGTCAATTTTCATATTCCAATTTATAATATTCATTGATTGGTTGTTTGTTCGAAATAACTGAATGTCAATGGTTGTGAATATTGGTATTTATTACTATTATTGTTGTCAAATATTCCATAAAGCACACAAATACATTTCTCCATCCACCCcttgttcaattttctatatAAGCTATTCTCTGATATATTTGCCATCGACGTTTCAAATGGGCAACGTTCCAAACATCATTTTAAGGAAAAAGAAGGCGTCACGCATATCATTTTAATGCGTCTCCCGTCGCTAGCCAACACTGTTTGCCTTTTTGGGAGAACTATCCATTAGTCGCCTCTCATTGAGATTCCTGtttctttttactttttcaaacttccacTCGGCACTTTATGGATATTAGTAGTCTAGATGTTTCTATTTATGAAGAAAATAAGTACTTAAAGGTACATGGTATTTTTTCACATGGGTCTTGTAGCATCAAACCATGATATTTTAAACTTCTTCTTCGCGGCAAGACCTACCGTAAAAAAGTTCATTGGTTCTAGAATTGTATAAACtctcaaaatatgttttttttaatttttaaactcttCATTGCTTTTCCGAAtgtagcaaaaaaatttgaacgaaCTATCCAAATCAGAAGAATTTCTGGATTGGAAATAATTAAATCAGGTCATCATATACATATCACTCCGGTTCCACTTCCATTTCATTTCTAATCAAATTATCTCTCAACCTGTTCCTGACCATCCAACACACTATTTTTCAACACTTGTTTATAGTATTTCGGGAGCTCGTaaactttttctttgaagCTTTAACACTTCATTTCAATTGCACCCAGAGATATTTTTCTTCTGCCAATTTTTACTTTTGGTATTTATCTGGTAAACTTGGCTTTTAAAGGTCATTCtatcttttttctcaaacaatttgtcttttttcttcttattttcatttttccttttctctaccatttatttttcaactaccGATCTCCGATCGTTTTCTGTGATCTTCATTCCTTTTTCCTTTTGTTCGTTCCCTCTATGATTATACTACATTGTTGTTTATCCGTATATTTATGTAAGAACACACACATAGGCAATGAGATCGGCGCGAAAGTTTTCGATTTGTTCCatttatttgataatttccCTTTCATCCTAATCTCTTTCTTTCGACTATATGATTAGGGGGTGAATGTATAATTTTGTAATTCTTGGATTGCTTTGTTCATTCAGATACAGACAACCGggttgttattttttgttttacttagatttcaattttcggcatTCCTTGAgaataatttgtaaaaatattatgtATATAGGAattcctttttcaaaatagtactgtagttttcgatGTACGCAGATGCATTAGTGAATGATGAATTGCGgacctgaaacattttttgtagatctacagTTTTTGTAGATCTTTTTGTAGAttctatagaaaaattttgaaaaattatatttttcacaattaattcaaattgttttttacccatttttgttgaaacgtatagttttaaatgttttgcaaATTAATTTAGTTTTGTGTTTCTTGAATCGCTTTGATCAGTTACCAACAGACGGGTCGGTCTCAAGATCAGTTCGAATTAAGCAAGCTCATTTCGttcggaattattttt includes:
- the C07G1.15 gene encoding uncharacterized protein (Confirmed by transcript evidence), which gives rise to MRVSIIRSVNEWTPTSKLLIVVAVLICALWLQRSSKFTRKSKWTDQIF